The Leopardus geoffroyi isolate Oge1 chromosome C1, O.geoffroyi_Oge1_pat1.0, whole genome shotgun sequence sequence CCTTGCTGAAAAGAGTTAGAAATTCACTTCCACTTAGTTGTGCCCTAGCCTACTAATAAAAAGTGAGGCCTAGTTCAGCAGTGCCAGCACTGTGCTAGTCTTTGACATGTAAAGAGGAATAAAGCCAAGATGGAAAGTGATAACACCTTAACAGCCCCAGGTAGGTCATTTAGTACTACTTGTTTGTTCTGCATGTGTGGCTGCACTATTTATACATGAATCATGGAAACCATTGATAtttgagagggaagaaaagtagCCTATTCCTTATGACATTTgctatttgtaaaaaataataataataaaaataaaacataacttaaaagaagtcattaaaaataCTCTTGGTGCTTAttgtctattttaaataaaaggtgtAAACTTAGTTTAGTAACTCTGGTCCTTGCATGAATGCTGGTTACCAACACTAAACCCTCTGTCTGGGTTCAGTGGGCTTTCTGACACCTATCAAGTATAATCACTGTTTCCTTTTTCAACTTTCCCCCAGGCGCACCCTCACACACTGCTGTTGGAAAGAATCTATATGTTCACAGACTGCCCATTTGGATAGTCAGTAAATTATAATCCCATATCCCATCTCCAATTTTAAAGGGCCCTCAATTGAACATACTTGATAGCCTCTGAtttaagaagtttttcttttatttcaatagattaaagaacaaaaaattgtTGTGGATGAACTTTCTAACCTGAAGAAGAACAGGGTGAGTTATTAGAGTAATTCTGAATTGTATGTGGGAGAGTTTGATTATATTAACTATATACTAAAGTTACAAGAATTATATCTAagatttatatttacattaaaatttgcaAGTTGTCAGCATTCTTTTTAGTTACATTGCAAAAGTGAAAAGTGTCCAAgattttatacacatacatacttatatgttaattatagttgataatattttattcccATCATATACAATTCACATAACCTTTGAACCAAAAGGTACTAATTATACAATGTAATCACtaatggtatttattttatacttgaatttggtgttttcttttgaaataaataaccttaaaatatACTAAGGAGACTATGCCTTTAAGTGAATGTGGATagttgttgaaaaacaaaaaggataaattgcttctctcttcctcacaTTTTTTACACGAATCTGCTAAATATTTAACATGGTTATTTAATGACAATTCCATTAATGTATCTATAAACAAGCAAGCTACTGCTTTATGTGTAGTAATACTgtcaaaaattacattttaaagttcaggaagaaattattttgagccctttaaaatatttgatactGACAGGTTGGTTAGCCCTTTCTGATATTGTCACTTAAAGGAATTTTAGAACTTAAGTCACAACTGATACAAACTTTCTAGAGGGCAAGTTGGCAGAGTATATCAAAGCCTTAAAACTATGTAGCATTTTGACCCAGTAGTTCCCCTTATAGGAATTGATACTTATGAATCATGGGATTATACAAAGATTTAGTTACAAAGAAATTCATTACAACTTTGATTTCTAAAGTTGGTTATACCTTAAATGTGTAAAACATGAAGACTTAACCAAATAAACTGTAATGTTATACCCATACAATAATGTTGTAAAAGAATGTTTATTGATAACAGAAACTGTTCCCAATATGTTGTTCCTTGATAAAAGCAAgtaataaatctgtatttataaTAAGAGCCTTTTTTGTTGAAGAAAATTGATATGGTATatacagagaaaacatttcacTTCGGTGTTAATGGTAGCAATTTCTAGATGGTAGAATAATGGGTGACTTTTGTTTACCTGTAATTTGCTAAGGTATTGTTCTGAATATACGTTACTGAAGTTCAGGAATATATACTAAAAGGATTCAGAGTTTTGACATAACACTTTTTAGATCAAATCATAATATTAGCCTAAATTATGTTTTGCAGAAAGTATATAGGCAGCAACAGAACAGCAACATATTCTTTCTTGCAGACCGAACAGAAATGCTTTCTGAAAGCAAAAGTAAGTTTATTTGGTATATTATATAGAAATGCATGGAAAGTCTTTTCTAGGCTTTCTGTAGAAAATAATAGTagtgccttggggcgcctgggtggcgcagtcggttaagcgtccgacttcagccaggtcacgatctcgcggtccgtgagttcgagccccgcgtcgggctctgggctgatggctcagagcctggagcctgtttccgattctgtgtctccctctctctctgcccctcccccgttcatgctctgtctctctctgtctcaaaaataaataaacgttaaaaaaaaattttttttttttaataaaaaaaaataaaaaaaaaaaaataatagtagtgCCTAAATTATATTGTCTATCTGAATGTTTAAATCTATATCTGAAGATTGGATGGTGATATAGATATAAGTAAGATTAATGTTGTGGTTTAGTTTTCTTCAAGTTAGCCGAAGAGTGTTAGAAAGCCATAATTATTAATGTGTGCTGTAGTATTTTAGATAGATCTAGGTATGAAAATTTTCTACAACTTTCTCCTTTTATGACTTTGAGTGAATTACTTTGGGACTTAAAAGCTTTGTGGGATTTaaacaagaaagggaaaagagaacctgggtgactcattttggttaagcatccaactttgcctcaggtcatgatctcatggcccctgagttcaagcctgcgtggggctctgtgctgacatcttggagcctagagcctgctttggattctgtctccctctctctgtctctctgcccctctccctcactctcttcctgtctctcaaaaataaataataaaagttaaaaaaaattcttaattaaagaaataaataggaaggGATGTATAAAGTTCATAGTCCAGTGCCTAGGCCaaagtaagcatttaataaatggaaattattttcctaaaagttAAACATTGTCATCAGAAGCCTGTTGTAAATGATTATTCACACTAACACAGTGCATATACTCAAGTGCTTTGATCTTGGTAAGTAGCCTATGTTGCTCTATGAATTACTAGGTGAAGGtccaagaatttttattttacttgacgtatcttctcccctccccccacagataTATTGGATGAACTGAAAAAAGAataccaagaaatagaaaactcagagAAGACCAAAATCaagaagtaacattttattttatcaggAAATAACTTGATTTCACATAACAATGTGTGGCATTTGCTGTTCTGTAAGCTTTTCTGTTGAGCATTTCAGCAAAGATTTGAAAGGGGATTTACTGTATAATCTTAACCGACGGGGACCCAACAGTAGTAAACAGTTGTTAAAGTCTGATGTTAGCTACCAGTGTTTATTTTCTGGTCATGTCCTTCACTTAAGAGGTGTTTTGACTGCCCAGCCTGTGGAAGATGAAAGAGGCAATGTGTTCCTGTGGAATGGAGAAGTCTTTAGTGGCATAAAGGTTGAAGCTGAAGAAAATGATACCCAAGTAATGTTTAATTATCTTTCCTCTTGTAAGACTGAATCTGATATTTTGTCACTCTTCTCAGAAGTCCAGGGTCCTTGGTCTTTTATATATTACCAAGCATCTAGTCATCATTTATGGTTTGGTAGGGATTTTTTTGGTCGCCGTAGCTTGCTTTGGCATTTTAGTAATTTGGGCAAGAGTTTCTGCCTCTCTTCAGTTGGTGCCCAAACATCTGGAGTGGCCAACCAGTGGCAAGAAGTTCCAGCATCTGGAATTTTTAGAATTGATCTCAAGTCTCCTTCCATTTCTGAATCTGTGGTTTTAAAATTGTACCCTTGGAAATGTATTTCTAGGGAGAATGTTATCAAAGAATGTGTTAATAGCCTGACTCAAATTTCAGCAAACTTGCCAACATTTGTATCAGTGGTAGCAAATGAAGCCAAACTCTATCTTAAAGAACCTGTTGTTCCTTTAAATATGACATTGCCACAAGCTCCATTTGAGATTCATTGCAGTAACATTGCTAGTGTCCCACCTACCAGGGAAACGCTTCAGGTCTTTCTTACTGATGGACACATGAAGGAAGTAGTTCAGCAGTTCATTGATGTGCTGAGTATCGCAGTGAAGAGACGTGTCTTATGTTTACCTAGGGGTGAAAACCTGACACAAAGTGAGGTTTTGAAAAGTTGTGATAGGAAAGCAAATGTTGCAATCCTGTTTTCTGGGGGTATTGATTCCATGGTTATTGCGGCCCTTGCTGACCATCATGTACCTTTAGATGAACCCATTGACCTTCTTAATGTGGCATTCATGACTAAAGAAAAGACCATACTAACTGGTTttaacaaaaagaggaaaaaacagaaaaatcattgtGAAATGCCTTCTGAAGAATCCTCTaaaaatgctgctgctgctgctgctgctgctggtaaCGATGATGATAGTTCTGATAAACAATTCAGTGTACCAGATCGTATCTCAGGAAGAGTGGGACTGAAGGAACTACAGGCTGCTAACCCTTCCCGGACTTGGAATTTTGTTGAAATTAATGTTTCTCTGGAAGAACTGCAAGAATTAAGAAGAACTCGAATATGCCACTTGGTTCAGCCCTTGGATACAGTGTTGGACGATAGCATTGGCTGTGCAGTCTGGTTTGCTTCTAGAGGAATTGGTTGGTTAGTGACCCAGGACGAAGCAAAATCATATCAGAGCAGCGCAAAGGTATGGCACAGAATGTCTACTCGAAGAATTTCTAAGACCTAATTTTTACCCTTTAAAGCTATTAGCATTTAGATTGCAAGAACATAGCgtattttaattgcatttaatcTACAATGCAACatagaagactttttaaaaaattgggcaTATTTTACTACTTTATGACTTGCCGTGTGTTTTTTGTCTGAAGatgttatttttgagattttaattttttaagctttgctTTTGTCTTTATCATATATCATAAATATGGATTTCTGTAAACCGTTACAGGTGGTTCTTACTGGAATCGGTGCTGATGAGCAACTTGCAGGTTATTCTCGTCACCGTGTCCGCTTTCAGACCCATGGAATGGAAGGATTAAATAAGGAAATCGAGATGGAACTGGGTCGAATTTCCTCTAGAAATCTTGGTCGTGATGACAGAGTTATTGGTGATCATGGAAAAGAAGCAAGGTAATTCAGATTAAGTGTTGTGGGTaattttgtaaacaaacaaacaaaacattagcCTGTGGAGAATTTTAGGTTCCTTTTCTTTGGAGACCACTCAAATGAGTAACAGTAGCAACAATAATATGTTGGCTTTATATTACAAACACCGTCAGTcagagggagagtggggtgggCGGGGCAGCCAGAAGAGCACTTGTTGTCCAGAGCTCATTCTGTAAGGAATGTCTTGGCATGACTGTTATTAGTACCACAgcaaaaaaagactataaaaccGAGGTAGTGAAATGCTGAGAGAAAGTATTTAatgggtttggttttgttgtaAATGTTTACTTTCCTCCCAGCAAGAGCATAGGCCCTACCCCCACGTTTTGCCCTCCAGTGTTAGAAAACCCAGCTTTGTCTCTAGGGACATATATGCATGCTAGATCCATGCTGATGTAAATGCTGGTTCCAGAACTGGATTCCCCTCTGCTATGTGTGTTTTGAACTCAGTTTGGTCATATGTTGCAGGTTACCTAAAACTTGCCAAGAGATCAAGGcatttacatatgtatacttttttttaaattcaggggTTTATTTTTACCTAACAGTATATTTATGGTGGTAGTGAACAAGTGCTtgagaataactttttaaattattaaggataaaaaaaaatgtgttatagtTATAAAAAGCAGAAGTTTATTCAAGTGGGTTAATTTATTAAGTGGTAGTTTATTAAAAGGGTACAGCATGCAAGAACAGGGAGTCCAAATCAGCTTTGTGAGAACATCATAATACACCTACTCTAACACTTCACCATTTCTTACCTCTATTTCagtttcttatatatattatgtaatttaaatatataccacagtataaaaactataaaaatattttccttttgaagggtgtgtatatttgagagagagcaataTTCAGTCCTTTATTTCAGGTAGGTCagagaaaagggaatttattttatttagtagaacagttaattctaaattttttttttttcaacgtttatttttttggggacagagagagacagagcatgaacgggggaggggcagagagagagggagacacagaatcagaaacaggctccaggctctgagccatcagcccagagccagacacggggctcgaactcatggaccgcgagatcgtgacctggctgaagtcggacgcttaaccgactgcgccacccaggcgccccagagaacaGTTAATTCTAAAGGCCCCATATGATACTCTCAGGTAAAAGTGCATATGAGGAATGTTTAAGCAGCTAATAGAGAATTGTGATTTAACAAATACCCTGATAGTGGGtggatataaataatttattactaaattattatacttttatttattatttatttatttattatttattatgcattTGGCATGCTGTTAATTCAGCGATCAATTGATTAGATTATGCTATATCTAGATTTGCTTTTGcgattaattcatttttataaaatatttcatatgacGAATGCCTTACCTTTTCCAGTCTCTCTACTGGAGCTaggataaaatttaataaaacagaaacactaCTGTAACAGTATTGCATATTAAGGAATTGGCAGGAGAGTATTaaagtattttaggggcgcctagatggctcagtaggttaaccatctgacttcagctcaggtcatgatctcagttcgtgagtttgagccccgtgtcagctctgtgctgacagctcaaagtctggggcctgcttcagattctgtgtctccctctctctgtgcccctcttccactcatggtctatctttctctgtctttcaaaaatgaataaatgttaaaaaaaatttttttagaaaaaaaagtaaacaaaacaaaacaacacagaattTTCTAGGAAATCAGGGAAGCCAAAGGGCAGAaagttagttttttatttttttaaattttttttttaatgtttatttatttttgagacagagagagacagagcatgaacaggggaggggcagagagagagggagacacagaatcggaagcaggctccaggctctgagccatcagcccagagcctgacgcggggctcgaactcacgaaccgcgagatcgtgacctgaggtgaagtcggacgctcaatcgactgagccacccaggcgccccgaaagttaGTTTTTTAAATCTAGTACTTCATTCTGTTATACTGATTTGTCACCATTTAAATGGGTTgaatgtaattaaataattttgataCTGTAAGATTTTACCATAAGTAAACGTTTCACAATTTCAGGATTATAGAGTGCTTCTATATTGATctcatattcattctctttttttatgataAAGAACAAACACAGATGGAATAATTGACCTAAGACCATACTTGTTTTCAAGGCACTGCTAAAGATTCCTTGTGAAAcattttgtgattatttcttaCCATAGgcctaatgtatttattttttcaggcaaaatttattttgtagtatatgtattaaaattagtCACATGAAACATTTGTCAGTGTGATTAAATTTTAGGTGTGAAATTGTGTAAATaaccagaatatttttaattgagaaaaatagtgccataaaaaattaatttgatgctataaattttaacattgaataaaatgcaaaagaaataatcataacaaattgggtttttttatgtagtggttatgtttatttattttagatttcctTTCCTGGATGAAAATGTCGTCTCCTTTCTAAATTCCCTACCAGTTTGGGAGAAGGCAAACTTGACTTTGCCCCGTGGAATTGGTGAAAAACTAATTTTGCGTCTTGCAGCAGTGGAACTTGGCTTAACAACCTCTCCTCTTCTGCCGAAACGGGCCATGCAGTTTGGATCCAGAAttgcaaaaatggaaaagaataacgAAAAGGCATCTGATAAATGTGAAAGGCTCCAGGTCATTTCCTTAGAAAACCTTTCTATTGAAAAGGAGattaaaacataatatttcaCAATGTaacaacatttactgaatgatgattatgtaaaaataaaacactcagctgctttattattatataatgtaatgGTTTTAAGGTTCATTACATGaatttatatttaactatataGCTTAATATAACCAAGTTGGTCAAATTGACGAGAAAAAGAGAATACTTGAAAGAATAGTTGGGATGTTTTAAACTGTGATATCAACATTGCTTTGAGCTCTTACATGGTAATGTCCCACCAGCAACAAAAGAAGGCAGCTTTTACTGACTCTTGTCATGGTAGCTACACCCAGAAATAACTCAATTTGTCATTTTCGTCAGGGGCCTGGCTTAAACAGGGCCTTCTTTGGCAGAAGAGAGAACTCAGGTTTACAGAAGCTAAGCAATTTGCTTGAGATTCACACTCCTGAGCAATACTTGGTACTTCTGTTACATCTCTTTAGGCAGCTCATTTTCTCAGTCAGAACTTGTGACTGTTTTAAGCATTCTCCTGTCCCACAcatctgtgccttcctctctttgccccattctcagctcatgacctgagcttttCACAGATCAAAGTCATCAGGACAAGAAAtgtgtccatccacccatcaaaAAGCTGTGCCTCCACCTGCTTTCTGTATCCCAACCCTTGCGTGTTTCGTCAGCCCCTCTTTTATAGGATCCTTCCTATCAACGTTTAAAGGGGTCTGGTCTAACCAATGTAAAATGCACATACCTAGTTCTGTATTTTCCTCTGCTTACCATCTCTTGCCTCCTATCCATACTCCACCCTCTCCACCTTTTCAGCTCCATTCCAGCCTTACATCCACCCACATTAGTCAGTTGTGACCACCATACCAAGGTCACTGGCGTCTATCCCCAATTAGGGCTGACACCCTTTCTGGATCTGTTCAGAGTACTTCGATTCTTTTAATCTTAGTGGGAAAGCAGTTTCAGGATACTGACAAACAGAAGTCTGTCGGACACTTTCACATGCCCTGAATTTATCCCCTGGTAAATGCAATGTCTAAACCATATTTAAATACTACTTTAATGGCTTTCATCCCTTTACCTGAAGGCAGACAACTTCCAGTATCTATGTGGTCCTGAGCACCAAACTGACATTGCTCTTTATCAGAAGTAGATAAACTAAGAGGTTTGCCTAGCGGCCTAGATTTGAATATAGtaacaatttttaataataacaatatagtTCAACACTAAAAAGATCTATCATCTATATTGTGATGACTATGTAAGCAGGCACTACTTTATGAGCTTTACATGTATTGATCCAGTTGAATCTGTAGGGAATTTCCAGGTCATCTCCAGCAGAATACTTGTGtgtaggtgttttgttttgtttattcctcAGAGGGCCTGATTTCTTTTTAGAACCTTCTTACTACTAAATTCCATAAGCCTGGGATGAGGATCTGTGTTAGTCCTTAAACAATTTTTCCCAAGATTTGAAACAGTTGGAACAAACCATCTAGGTACCTGagcaaaaaaacttttaagtagaAGAATTTACATACATTGTTCATAAGTGCAAACATGCAAATCTCTTAAAGaagcagtgatttttttcacATCCCCTGCCCTGAACAGCAATCATAAATTTTTAATACTACCTCCATAGCAGCTGAAATAATGACATGGTTGGACTAAGAAATTCTGCCCCCAAATGTTATAAAACCACCTTGTTGGCAAACTCGGTGGAAAAGTTGAGTTATCCCCCTTGAGGTAGCAGCAACAGCCAATGAAGTTGGGCATTCCCCTATTCACAAAAcacttctcttggcttctgtgacTAATCTTGGTTTTCATGACAGCTGTCTCTGTGTTCTTTGGTAACTCCATCCTCTCCACCCaacctttaaatattaaatttctcaGGTCTCCCATCCTAGGTTCTGAGctttttttctcagttctttccCTCAATAATTTCAGCCACCCCCTTGGCTTTTGTCACCGTAAGACTGCCCAAATGTATGCATCTACTGCAGGCTGCCATTCTAACCCGAGTTGTATATCTACAGCATATATGGCATCTCTACTTGGGTTCTCTTACAAATATATCAAGGTCAGTATGTCCACAGCTGAACTCTTAATCTTGCCTTGATCTCCCATTTCTCCTGACAAATTTGGGTGCCACCTGGACAACCACTCTCTTTTTGAACACTCAACCCCCATTCAGTCTGTTGCCACTTCATTATTTCTCGAATCCATCCACAGCGCTGCATCTCCGCTGCCACCGCGCTGGTCTGTACCTAGCATCTACTGCCACCAACCCAGCCTAAACTTTTACAATGAAGCTCAGGATCATCAACTCAGCGACCCGGGTGATCTGGCCCTCATCTGCCTCTATGGCCAGTTTTGTGCCCACGTCTCTCTAGTTCTTTAACCaaggttttgtttggtttctcaaaaagttcaACTTTCTTCTCAACTGGATTCTTCACCACCTGTTGTGCCCCGTATCTGGAAAGCTATTTCTCCAACTCCACTTGGATagctctttttcatcttccaggCTCAGCTTAAAATATCACTTCCTCTGGGCACCCCTTCCGAGCCCCTGGTCTTGGTTAGCCTTCCTTCATGTGCTATCATTACATCTCACATTATCACCCTGTTTCAAAATACTTGTATGATCATCTGTGTAACTGGAAGCACCTTGAGGTTTTGTGTCTGTCCTGCCCTCCAGCGGTCTCCAActcctggcacagtgcctggctcataataaacgttccataaatatttgctgactgaaAGAATGATGATGGAGGTAGGATTCCAACTCAGGACTCCttcggggcctggagccttcATCTCTGCCACtctggttttgtgttttcataAAGACAAATCGTGAAAGGGAAAAGTAATGGGGAAGCACGGTGCCCAGAACACGCAGCGGGACTGAGTTTTAAAGAAGGGAGGGGCCGGGACACCTGTACGGGAAATTTCAGCAGTGCCGTGTGACGGCCCAGCAGGGGAAGGCCCTACGCGCGGGTAGGCCCTACGCACGGGCGGACACAGGCGCCCCCTTGCGGCGCGGCCGGGCTATCCTCGCGCCAGAACTACCGGCTTCCACACGCAGATCTCCCGCTAGAAGCAGAGGACGCCCGGGAGGGTCGACAGAGTGCGCTGGGCAAGCAGCCCTCCGCAGGGAGTCTCTTCAGGGAGAGTGCCTTCAGATCCCACCCGCAGCGGTTCCCCCCTGCTCTCGCCCACGCGGGGCTCCGGACGGTGGATTCTGGCCCAGGGAGAAGCCATTCGAGACGGCCACCGTCCCTGGCCTCCAGGAATATTCTAAGGACCAGTGTGGATGCAGTCTCCCTCTCCTGGACAAGAAAACAATCATTTCAAAGTaggtttcttcccttcccttcccttgtcctTGCCTTTTTCTCTCGTCCATGTGGGCATAGGTCTTGGACAAACCTGGCTTGGCTCTGATTTCGAAGGTATGAAACCATAGGCACATTCTGTAAACTTCCTAGTCTCCATTTCTGCGTCTACCTAGTGGGGATACCAACGCCTATCTCAAAGAGCTGGGTTCTCCAAGTGTCCTGCCCGAATTAGCAGTATCGACATCATTTCTAATCtttcagaaatgcagattccctGGCTCACTCCAACcgactgaatcagaaattctacAGCAAGTTCCAACAacctgttttaacaagccctagAGGTTTCGATACAGGCTAAATGTTGAGAATCACTATATAAGAAGGgccaattaaatgaaataaataaaatactatgtagAAAGAACTGGACAAATAGTAGATGCTCAAAAAATAGTGcttatgatcattatttttccAGGAACAGAAAGGCATTTAGTTACATAGAAGCAGAAAGTTAAGCAGGCtcttcttgtctttccttttcttttaagcaggtctttattttcttgctttaaaaaaaaactgaaaacaaaacaaatctacaAAAAGCCTTCTCCAACAAAAAAGGAATAGATACGCAACAGTAGCTTCTCTATCAACATTTCTTTTTGACATACTTCTTAGTGTCTTTTGActtcttttgaaaagcagaacATGATTAATGTTAaaggcattt is a genomic window containing:
- the ASNSD1 gene encoding asparagine synthetase domain-containing protein 1 — translated: MCGICCSVSFSVEHFSKDLKGDLLYNLNRRGPNSSKQLLKSDVSYQCLFSGHVLHLRGVLTAQPVEDERGNVFLWNGEVFSGIKVEAEENDTQVMFNYLSSCKTESDILSLFSEVQGPWSFIYYQASSHHLWFGRDFFGRRSLLWHFSNLGKSFCLSSVGAQTSGVANQWQEVPASGIFRIDLKSPSISESVVLKLYPWKCISRENVIKECVNSLTQISANLPTFVSVVANEAKLYLKEPVVPLNMTLPQAPFEIHCSNIASVPPTRETLQVFLTDGHMKEVVQQFIDVLSIAVKRRVLCLPRGENLTQSEVLKSCDRKANVAILFSGGIDSMVIAALADHHVPLDEPIDLLNVAFMTKEKTILTGFNKKRKKQKNHCEMPSEESSKNAAAAAAAAGNDDDSSDKQFSVPDRISGRVGLKELQAANPSRTWNFVEINVSLEELQELRRTRICHLVQPLDTVLDDSIGCAVWFASRGIGWLVTQDEAKSYQSSAKVVLTGIGADEQLAGYSRHRVRFQTHGMEGLNKEIEMELGRISSRNLGRDDRVIGDHGKEARFPFLDENVVSFLNSLPVWEKANLTLPRGIGEKLILRLAAVELGLTTSPLLPKRAMQFGSRIAKMEKNNEKASDKCERLQVISLENLSIEKEIKT
- the ASDURF gene encoding ASNSD1 upstream open reading frame protein, encoding MPSRGSQPEDGAALSSADNSTPHKEDLSSKIKEQKIVVDELSNLKKNRKVYRQQQNSNIFFLADRTEMLSESKNILDELKKEYQEIENSEKTKIKK